The following is a genomic window from Neisseria zalophi.
GCAATACGGCCTTTACTTCTTCAAGCTCACGGTTGATGAAAATCCGAACGGCTTGGAACGTCCGGGTTGCGGGGTCTTGTCCGCGCTCACGAGTACGGACGTTTTGCGCCACGAGCTGCGCCAGCTTGCGGGTTGTATCGATGGGTGCCGTTTCGCGTTGCGAAACAATGGCGCGCGCAATCTGGCGACTAAACCGCTCTTCACCATAATTTTTTATTACCTCGTGTAATTGCTGTTCGTCTGCCGTGGCAATCCATTCCGCCGCCGACACCCCGCGGGTCGTATCCATACGCATATCCAACGGCGCATCAAAACGGAAACTAAACCCCCGCTCTGCCTCATCTATCTGCGGTGAGGAAATACCCAAATCAAACAATGCACCGTCGATTTCACCGATACCCAGTTCGTTTAAGGCCGTCTGAAAAGATGCAAAGCCGTCGTGTACAACCTGCACACGCTTGTCTTGTGCCGCCAATTCATTGGCTACCGCAATGGCCTGCGGATCTTTATCAAACACCACCAAGCGGCCTTGAACGCCCAACTTCGACAAAATCAAGCGGGAGTGCCCTCCCCTGCCGAACGTACCGTCTACATAAATGCCGTCGGTACGGATATTTAATGTATCTACAGCCTCATGCAGCAATACGGTGATATGTTTCAAAGGTTCGGCCGTACTCACAATTGCAAATCCGTCTGGCTCAATTGGAACGACAATTCCTCTTCATCAATATCCAACGCTTGATTCATCTCGGCTTCCCAATGTTCGCGACCCCATAATTCCAAACGATTGGCGCGCCCTACCAGCGTTACTTCCTTATCGAAATCGACACGGCGGCGCAGGTTGGCAGGCAGCAAAACACGCCCTGCCGTATCCAGTTCCAAAGTATCCGCATTGTGCAACAGCAAATTTTGATAGCGCTGCAACGTGGGATTACCCGCAACTTTCAATGCTAACAATTGGTTAGCCACCCTACCCCACTCCGATTCGGGATAAATCAACAAACGATGGCGCGAATCCAATGTTGCCACGACTGCCGGCGTATAATTGCGCAGCAACAGCTCGCGGAACTTGGCAGGAATCGCCAACCGCCCTTTGCTGTCTATGCTCAATTCATGAACGCCGCCAAACACTTTATCGCACTCCGTTATCAAATTCGGGCAATAGCGACACTTTGACACACATTACCCCACATGCCTACACTATAAGAAATTTCATAGCGTCGGTCAAATCGCTCTTTTCTAAAAAATAAGCGTCCCGACAACCACTTAACCCCTAAAAAATCAGGCATACGCCCTACTTTGGCATATGCCTTGATGCATAAAACACCATATATAGTATCTTGGTAAAAAACAAACCACTATATCTAGTAAAAATAATACCTACAGTAGCATTTTTTAATCCACGTTATAATATGCCTACGCACATATAACATTTACATTATCTAACAATTATGACAGCCCAACTCCCTACCCCCTCCGCAACAGCATTAGCTTCTTCCGAAGCCTTACAAAACCTGATTCGCGAAGCCATCCGCCACAACGGCAACTTCATTCCGTTTTCCCGTTTTATGGAACTGGCACTATATGCCCCCCGATACGGCTACTACACCGGCGGATCTCATAAAATCGGCGCCGCCGGCGACTTTATTACCGCCCCCACGCTTACCCCCTTATTCGCCCAAACCCTTGCCCGACAAATCGCACCGCTGCTATCGCAAACCGACGGCAATGTATATGAATTCGGCGCAGGCACGGGCGAACTGGCCGCAGGCTTGCTACAAAGCCTTTCAGACGGCCTTAAACACTACTACATCATTGAAGTATCAGAAGAATTAGCCGAACGGCAATATCAACATATTCTGGAAAGAGCACCCGATGCTGCCGACAAAGTGATTCACCTCGCCGAACTACCCGAACACTTCGACGGCATCATTATCGGCAACGAAGTATTAGATGCGATGCCCTGCGAAATCATCCGGCATGAACAACACCAACTCCTGCAAACCGGCGTTTCCTTAGAAGGCGAATCCTTTATTCAAAGCACCCGCCCGCTCACAGACCACACGCTATTACAAGCCGCCGCCGAATATTTCCCACCCGACGAACCCTACACCAGCGAACTACACCCCGCCCAACATGCCTTTATCCGCACATTGGCCGAGAAACTGCTTCGCGGCGGCATGATTTTTATCGACTACGGCTTTGATGCCGCCCAGTATTACCATCCGCAACGCAAAATGGGCACCTTTATCGGGCACTACCGCCACCACACCGTACACGACCCGTTTTTCCATATCGGGCTGACCGACCTGACCGCCCATGTCAATTTCACCGATATCGCTCAAGCAGGTACCGATACCGGATTAGATTTAATCGGCTATACCACACAGGCACATTTTTTATTAAACCTAGGCATTACCGGCTTATTGGCGCAAACCGCCGACCCCGAATCTGCCGATTACATCCGCGAAGCCGCCGCCATACACAAACTGCTCGGCCAACATGAAATGGGCGAACTGTTTAAAGTAATTGCATTCGGCCGCGATATCGATATCGACTGGCAAGGCTTTATATCAGGCGATATCTGCCATAAACTTTAAACCCACCATAGGCCGTCTGAATAAAAACCAACAATCAACTTTCAGACGGCCTATCGCAATACATAAAAAATCAACATTCAAACAACACACAAAAGCTCAAGATTTTAGAAAAATTTTTCTATAAAAATCAAATAAAAACAAACATCAGCCTATAAATTGGTTGCCCCGTTTCAAAAAAACCGTATAATCACGTTTTCACGAAACGGCGAATTAGCTCAGTCGGTTAGAGCAGAGGAATCATAATCCTTGTGTCCGGGGTTCGAGTCCCTGATTCGCCACCAAATTTCGGGGGTATAGCTCAGTTGGTAGAGCGCTTGCATGGCATGCAAGAGGTCAGCGGTTCGATCCCGCTTACCTCCACCAGAAGTAAAAATCCCGGTTTATACCGGGTATTTTTATATCTGCCACTAGGAAAATAAATAGCATCAAAAGGCCGTCTGAAAGTTTTTTCAGACGGCCTTTTTGCTGATTTTATTCTTATCACTCAAACAAAGCATCCACAAAAGCACGGGCATCAAACGGGCGCAAGTCGTCGATACTTTCACCCACCCCGATATAGCGGACGGGAATCGGCCGGTTTGAGGCCAGCGCTGCAAGAATACCGCCTTTTGCCGTGCCGTCCAGCTTGGTCACAATCAAACCGGTTACGCCCAAAGCATCATCAAACGCCACGACCTGATTCACTGCGTTTTGGCCGATATTGGCATCCAACACCACCATAATTTCATGCGGGGCATCGGGGATGGATTTTTGCAAAACACGCTTCACTTTTTTAATTTCTTCCATCAAGTGAAGTTGTG
Proteins encoded in this region:
- the rsmH gene encoding 16S rRNA (cytosine(1402)-N(4))-methyltransferase RsmH, with the translated sequence MSTAEPLKHITVLLHEAVDTLNIRTDGIYVDGTFGRGGHSRLILSKLGVQGRLVVFDKDPQAIAVANELAAQDKRVQVVHDGFASFQTALNELGIGEIDGALFDLGISSPQIDEAERGFSFRFDAPLDMRMDTTRGVSAAEWIATADEQQLHEVIKNYGEERFSRQIARAIVSQRETAPIDTTRKLAQLVAQNVRTRERGQDPATRTFQAVRIFINRELEEVKAVLPQVTGRLKAGGRLAVIAFHSLEDRIVKQFIKQHSQHPPLPRWAVVKEADLPQPPLKQIGKAVKPSAEETAANPRARSAVLRVAERTQGRFEVEA
- the mraZ gene encoding division/cell wall cluster transcriptional repressor MraZ, translated to MFGGVHELSIDSKGRLAIPAKFRELLLRNYTPAVVATLDSRHRLLIYPESEWGRVANQLLALKVAGNPTLQRYQNLLLHNADTLELDTAGRVLLPANLRRRVDFDKEVTLVGRANRLELWGREHWEAEMNQALDIDEEELSFQLSQTDLQL
- a CDS encoding class I SAM-dependent methyltransferase codes for the protein MTAQLPTPSATALASSEALQNLIREAIRHNGNFIPFSRFMELALYAPRYGYYTGGSHKIGAAGDFITAPTLTPLFAQTLARQIAPLLSQTDGNVYEFGAGTGELAAGLLQSLSDGLKHYYIIEVSEELAERQYQHILERAPDAADKVIHLAELPEHFDGIIIGNEVLDAMPCEIIRHEQHQLLQTGVSLEGESFIQSTRPLTDHTLLQAAAEYFPPDEPYTSELHPAQHAFIRTLAEKLLRGGMIFIDYGFDAAQYYHPQRKMGTFIGHYRHHTVHDPFFHIGLTDLTAHVNFTDIAQAGTDTGLDLIGYTTQAHFLLNLGITGLLAQTADPESADYIREAAAIHKLLGQHEMGELFKVIAFGRDIDIDWQGFISGDICHKL